The following is a genomic window from Theobroma cacao cultivar B97-61/B2 chromosome 10, Criollo_cocoa_genome_V2, whole genome shotgun sequence.
CCAAGAAAGCTGCAGACAGGGCGGCGGCTCTTGATGGCGGAGCCTCCGAGGAAAGCCGGTGCATTGATGCTCTCTCTCAACTCAAGGACTTTCCCATCACTTATCAACTACTTGTCTCCACTCAGGtactctgttttttttttttttgacatttgCTCTCTGTCAGTTGGTCCCTTttctataaataatttttcttgcaaaaaaaaaaaaaagaaattttcatCCTTCTGTTGAATGTAAGTATGGGTTtatgttcttttctttaatttgttGTTCTGCTTGGATTTCTGATTTTGCTCTGTTTTTCCCGGGAAACAAAcagtattttcttttcttttaagagaataaatgcattatctttattattataattttacattcTAAGATGGGGTTTGTCATTCAGGTTGGTAAACAACTTCGGTGTCTGACAAAACATCCTAGGAAGAAAATCCAGGCTTTTGCTTGTGACTTGCTGCAGATATGGAAAAACCTGGTTATCGAGAAGAAGAACAGTGATAACAACAATGGAAAATTGGGAAGCAAAAGCTCTGTTAGAGCGGAGCCGGCAACTGCAAAGCTTGCCTATGCTAAGAAGGTGCAAAAGACACAGACGAATGGCACAGCAAACCCTGAGAGAGTTGCTGAAGAAACAAATTCTGTGGAGAATAAGGTTGAAAACAtaatcaaagaagaaaggcAAGCTTCTTCTGATGCGAAAGCTCCTCCAGAGCTGTCTTCTATGGTGAAATGTAATGATGAATTGAGGGACAAAGTAAGAGAACAAATTTATGAGAGCTTGTGTAAGGTCGTAAGTGAGGCTGGTGATGACTTCCTAGATGAAGTAAATGCCTGTGATCCAATAAGAGTGGCTGTTTCTGTGGAGTCTGCCATGTTTGAGAGCTGGGGCAAATCTAATAGTGCTAAGAAGATTCGATACAGGTCTACCTTGTTTAACATGAAGGATCAAAACAACCCAGATTTCCGGAGAAAAATCCTGCTTGGACAAGTCAAGCCGGAGAAGATTGTCACCATGACAACAGAAGAAATGGCAAGTGACAGGAGGAAACTTGAGAACCAACAACTCAAAGACAAAGCTATATTTAACTGTCAGCGTATGGATGCTCTAACAGCCACAACCGATCAATTCAAGTGCGGTCGATGTGGAAGTCGGAAGACAACCTACTGTCAGATGCAGACTCGGAGTGCTGATGAACCCATGACAACATATGTAACATGTACAAATTGCAATAACCGTTGGAAGTTTTGCTAATGGTTCTTATGTTGCTCcatcttcattttttctttcctgAGAACCATGTAGGAATGGTCATTAGGCTGCCAGCAACTGTTGTGTTTTCAGCATTTGCTGCAGTTTGCATGCTTAAGTTTAGGATAGGAGCTGTAATTAGTAGTATTAGGAGCTGTTAGTTATGAATTTTTTACTAGTTAGGAGTGGATTGTAAATTCTAACTTTTCTTTGGCTCTCTTCTCGTTTAGCTTTGTCAAAATTGTGACATTGTCAACATTTATTGAGCAACTTGTTGGATGAATGTGACAGAGCAGCTGAACCTGCTAGCCATTGTGTGGTAGTGCCGCAGTTTGCCAAAGTTGTAGATTGTGAGAACTTACATCCAGAATTCCAACTGTCTGTAAATCCTGCTTGTGGTTTCTGAGCAAAGTAATTCATGCAAAATCTAAAAtggaatttgatttttcataGAATTTCTAGAGCAAATAATAGCATCCCACATGGCATGGTCATCTTTACTTATTCTTAGTGGACAAGTATAGTTGCCAGCTAACTGGAAACCTGCCAGTGAAATATAAGAAATCCTATTGTTTTTGACTTGAAAAGAAGAATTGCAGAGAAACAATTGGCCTGATAAGTTATATTTTCAGTAGCTGAATCATTACTTGACAAAAGTCAAGGTTGTTGTAGAGACTCAGAAGGTTTGCTGCGTGCCTTGAGAGCCTGAAAAACTCTGGAACTCTTATCAAAGATCTGGGCTCTTCTGTTGTAGTCAGTAGGCTCTTTCCCTTGGTCTTCCCCCATGATTGCTTCTGTTTCCAAGCACTCTAACAGCTCCACCactcctttcctttccttgcACCTTTCTCCCAGTTTTCCCACTCTCATCCACTCTTCTTCTTCAGGTTTCATCTCAGCTTCCAGTTCTCTTTCGAATTCAGCCAATAAGCCTGAATCAGAATCCACGCACCCAAGTCCTAATCCACGACCAAACCGCTGCTTTAACCTCAAACCATGACTTCCCAAACCCCTAGATGGCATCCTCAACCGACTGGAACGACCCTCGAATGATTTTGGAAACTGCTTGATGGTCTTGTTAATGGGTGGAGATGAACCAGTACCCAGAGTGCTTGTCTGACAAAGAGCGGTTGTTTCCATGTTGACTCGCCAACGCTGAAGGAGTAGTTTGTTCTGAACTTGATCTGTGGTTCTAATGAACTTGTCTGATTCGAGCCTTATGGGGTCGTTTTATATAGAGTTCGGAAGCCGATGCAACCGCTCCACGTAGCACAATGCGGTTTCAAGATGCACACGAAACATGCACAGAAACAGCGTGTCAAGACTTGGGTTGGTCCTCAATTCCTAGCAGAAAGGCACACGCTTCAAAGATCGAAGTGAACGCCCTTGTCAGCACTCAACAGGCCATGCCCTTGTCACTGGTTTGGTGCTCACATTGTCCAAGACGTAACATTTATGTCTCAAGGCCAACAGTGTGGTCCTTACATGGAGAGAAGATGAATTTGCCAAGGAACTGTCTGGGTTTTCCATGTTTGATACCAGAAGCTACATTTTGACAATCCCATCTCACTCTGTAGTACAGtttatttatgataatttttagCTCTGTTTGTAAAGCatcaaaatagtttatttatgaataaattGACCTGCATTTGCATAGCttattaaattagttatataCATAACACTC
Proteins encoded in this region:
- the LOC18587506 gene encoding uncharacterized protein LOC18587506; this encodes METTALCQTSTLGTGSSPPINKTIKQFPKSFEGRSSRLRMPSRGLGSHGLRLKQRFGRGLGLGCVDSDSGLLAEFERELEAEMKPEEEEWMRVGKLGERCKERKGVVELLECLETEAIMGEDQGKEPTDYNRRAQIFDKSSRVFQALKARSKPSESLQQP
- the LOC18587505 gene encoding transcription elongation factor TFIIS, coding for MEKVKVKEKEVVELFEAAKKAADRAAALDGGASEESRCIDALSQLKDFPITYQLLVSTQVGKQLRCLTKHPRKKIQAFACDLLQIWKNLVIEKKNSDNNNGKLGSKSSVRAEPATAKLAYAKKVQKTQTNGTANPERVAEETNSVENKVENIIKEERQASSDAKAPPELSSMVKCNDELRDKVREQIYESLCKVVSEAGDDFLDEVNACDPIRVAVSVESAMFESWGKSNSAKKIRYRSTLFNMKDQNNPDFRRKILLGQVKPEKIVTMTTEEMASDRRKLENQQLKDKAIFNCQRMDALTATTDQFKCGRCGSRKTTYCQMQTRSADEPMTTYVTCTNCNNRWKFC